Proteins encoded in a region of the Megalops cyprinoides isolate fMegCyp1 chromosome 3, fMegCyp1.pri, whole genome shotgun sequence genome:
- the ncapd3 gene encoding condensin-2 complex subunit D3, with translation MELVNALELLQIKTVNKVWVDTIWDFEFTDAEPLDAGIQDVITENGAEAFRAVYKCLLPFATDSEAGLESVWAVFGENGISVDAIVAVLSHFFLKVNARTATLSQRLIALHAGSIYLLLLAIPGNIANKVFHPVLFDTCLDLMKKCWPQEMAKKRKKDSIRSSQSDPKGRKRSKPTREDAEEMEIDDPEEEDLEEEQFFSPQDILQIREATVALVKTLLRLLTKLPLRDKPQSVQNCAQIFAELTSFEPMIGELTFTDGEDVDRMKTLPELAYRGLKLLCSPKHGNENEAMRQVFHRLLYIILMMSDGDCARPSLLVPSQAVLSSREQAIRFVSHIVDELKESTLPILRILIQHICVQMVDRVEYRTSGAQAVVKLLAKMPCADYASFMKWLYGYSRNPKVVYRVFALDVAMALLEQPEREPDPSLSPELAAFLQHKFLVQEMVFGRRSDRAATVRGHALTCLAQCLELPSTIARESIQELFSPSATQTVLEAGDSEETNIQKTALNFKTIEISSKGDVSTTDMKEMMALLKRRVGDHKTNVRKAALQALMSLLKHGVIPCSEENLSILSDRCRDPAVSVKKKALQCLMDLLTAQPKSSLVQKAWLTGVVPAVSDNETSVLEKALECLDHTILAQIKNYRGYKAEDIPQKLAWDLLGLLCGENQGLSRYFSKAFTAWSKRNKFTSSFINNVISHVEAEHAPAAWLVLSKVASSSPRLDYSKILDAWDDMVRNLDVTVVTFRHILSVIGDIAPHLNEDTKSRIVDDIMKWLKSFAMPLEVISASVEVLYQLGRTEKVEDTQNFLNQHCGELVSICESYLSSIILNEDGVQNFNEDLVVKHLFTLGCAALQCPARVGKRIFLLVQSILASNVELQAADGSDELPPTQPLSQFKPSSMPTVVRAHAFITLGKLCLQHEELAARCLPALARELEVSQEVAVRNNVMVVMCDLCVRYTNMVDRYIPNISACLKDCEPLIREQTLIMLANLLQEEYVKWKESLFFRFVSMLVDPEPKIARLCEFCLVHLLLKRNPIMFSQHFIECIFHFNCYEKHEKYNKFPQTPSEKTRFSLRGSTHKEKRMKIYKFLLEHFTDEQRFNIISKISQNILASFVDGVLPLDAEGYELLSDTFEVLSLKEIKLSVMRCSADRDEQEEDDAMAMANAVMQVAQKKLISQVQKKNFIENVIPIIISLKVMLEEKRSPVLRELMGYLQVMMQDYPNEVKDFFGADEQLATELEYDLKKFEKEQELEQQMANCSVADAAPVKAQRVSATPGATPGSSRASPAPAAIQGVQSAMATPQPPGSACRFLTPRPASSARRQKPTTVEVLTNAQKVVERSRLLKTRVPSTTNKNATPLSRASGIPEEACSTGRSSSIGNRAISTPQWNMSELTFGEAVSGILSTSETESKNARKDDDNILYFMSPDKPTPPPRQWNVESPLLRRGARRS, from the exons atggagtTGGTGAACGCGCTGGAATTACTTCAGATAAAAACTGTGAATAAAG TGTGGGTAGATACAATCTGGGATTTTGAATTCACTGACGCGGAACCACTCGACGCTGGAATTCAAGACGTGATCACTGAAAATGGAGCGGAGGCGTTCAGAGCGGTGTACAAATGTCTTTTGCCTTTTGCTACCGACAGCGAAGCAGGCTTGGAA AGTGTCTGGGCCGTATTTGGAGAGAATGGGATCTCTGTGGACGCCATCGTCGCCGTGCTCTCCCACTTCTTTCTTAAAGTGAATGCCAGAACAGCTACGCTCTCTCAGAGACTGATTGCACTGCACGCAGGCTCCATCTACCTCCTGCTGCTGGCGATCCCAGGCAA CATAGCCAACAAAGTGTTTCATCCGGTCCTATTTGACACATGTCTGGATTTGATGAAGAAGTGCTGGCCCCAGGAGATGGCCAAGAAGCGCAAGAAGGATAGCATCAGGAGCTCCCAGTCTGACCCTAAGGGCAGGAAACGATCCAAACCCACCAGGGAGGATGCTGAGGAG ATGGAGATTGATGATCCTGAGGAAGAGGACCTGGAAGAGGAGCAGTTTTTCTCCCCACAGGATATCCTGCAGATCCGAGAAGCTACCGTCGCCCTGGTCAAAACCCTGCTGAGGCTACTGACCAAACTACCTCTGAGGGACAAGCCCCAGAGTGTTCAGAACTGCGCTCAG attTTCGCTGAGCTCACCAGCTTTGAGCCAATGATTGGGGAGTTGACATTTACAGATGGAGA GGATGTCGATCGCATGAAAACTCTGCCAGAATTGGCCTATCGGGGGCTGAAACTGCTTTGTTCTCCAAAACATGGGAATGAAAATGAG GCCATGCGGCAGGTGTTCCACCGGCTCCTGTACATCATCCTCATGATGAGCGATGGGGATTGTGCCAGGCCTTCGCTCCTCGTCCCCTCGCAGGCTGTCCTGTCCTCCAGGGAGCAGGCCATAAGATTCGTGAG TCACATAGTTGATGAGCTGAAGGAGTCCACCTTGCCCATTCTTCGAATCCTTATTCAGCACATTTGTGTCCAG ATGGTTGATAGAGTGGAGTATCGAACCAGTGGAGCACAAGCTGTAGTGAAGCTATTGGCTAAAATGCCATGTGCTGACTACGCTTCCTTCATGAAGTGGCTGTATGGCTATTCCAGAAACCCCAAG GTGGTGTACCGGGTGTTTGCCCTGGATGTGGCCATGGCTCTGTTGGAGCAGCCCGAGCGAGAGCCCGACCCCTCCTTGTCTCCAGAATTAGCTGCCTTCCTGCAGCACAAGTTTTTGGTCCAGGAAATGGTATTTGGCAGGCGCTCAGACCGGGCCGCTACCGTCCGCGGCCACGCCCTCACCTGCCTTGCCCAGTGCCTCGAGCTGCCGTCCACCATTGCCAGAGAGAGCATCCAAGAGCTCTTTTCTCCCA GTGCTACACAGACAGTGCTGGAGGCAGGGGATTCTGAAG AAACAAACATACAGAAGACTGCTTTAAACTTCAAGACCATTGAAATTTCCAGTAAAGGAGACGTCAGCACTACTGATA TGAAGGAGATGATGGCCTTGCTCAAACGGCGTGTCGGTGACCACAAGACCAATGTGAGGAAGGCTGCCCTGCAG GCGCTGATGAGCCTCCTGAAGCACGGAGTGATCCCCTGTAGCGAGGAAAACCTGTCCATCCTGTCGGACCGCTGCCGAGACCCCGCCGTGTCCGTCAAGAAGAAGGCCCTGCAGTGTCTCATGGACCTGCTTACT GCCCAGCCCAAAAGCAGCCTGGTGCAGAAGGCCTGGCTGACGGGCGTGGTGCCTGCTGTTTCAGACAACGAGACCTCCGTCCTGGAGAAGGCTCTGGAGTGCCTGGATCACACCATCCTTGCCCAGATCAAGAACTACAGAGGCTATAAGGCTGAGGACATCCCACAGAAACTGGCCTGGGACCTGCTGGGACTGCTGTGTGGGGAGAACCAAGGCCTGAG CCGTTACTTCAGCAAGGCGTTTACTGCGTGGTCCAAACGGAACAAGTTTACCTCTTCCTTTATCAACAACGTGATCTCCCACGTTGAGGCAGAGCACGCCCCAGCAGCCTGGCTGGTGCTGTCCAAGGTGGCCAGTTCTTCCCCCAGGCTGGACTACAGCAAGATCCTGGATGCCTGGGACGACATGGTCAG GAACCTCGATGTCACTGTGGTAACATTCCGCCACATCCTGTCTGTGATTGGGGACATTGCCCCGCATCTCAACGAAGACACCAAAAGCAGGATAGTTG ATGACATCATGAAGTGGCTGAAGAGTTTTGCGATGCCTCTGGAGGTGATTAGCGCCAGTGTGGAAGTCCTGTACCAGCTGGGCCGGACCGAGAAAGTGGAGGACACTCAG AATTTCCTGAACCAGCACTGTGGTGAGTTGGTTTCCATTTGTGAGTCCTACCTGTCCAGCATCATCCTGAACGAAGATGGAGTGCAGAACTTCAATGAAGACCTGGTG GTGAAACATCTGTTTACCCTGGGATGTGCCGCGCTGCAGTGCCCTGCCAGAGTGGGCAAAAGGATCTTCCTCCTGGTCCAGTCCATTCTGGCCTCAAACGTGGAGCTGCAGGCTG CCGACGGGTCAGACGAGCTCCCTCCCACCCAGCCCCTGTCCCAGTTCAAGCCGTCCTCCATGCCAACAGTGGTCAGAGCCCACGCCTTCATCACTCTGG GAAAGCTGTGCCTGCAGCACGAGGAGCTGGCCGCCCGCTGCCTCCCCGCCCTCGCCCGCGAGCTGGAGGTCAGCCAGGAGGTGGCCGTGCGCAACAACGTGATGGTGGTCATGTGCGACCTGTGTGTGCGCTACACCAACATGGTGGACCGCTACATCCCCAACATCTCCGCCTGCCTGAAGGACTGCGAGCCCCTGATCCGCGAGCAGACCCTCATCATGCTCGCCAACCTGCTGCAG GAGGAGTATGTGAAATGGAAAGAGTCCTTATTCTTCCGCTTTGTTAGCATGCTTGTGGACCCAGAGCCCAAAATTGCTAG GCTTTGTGAGTTCTGCCTGGTGCATCTGCTCCTCAAAAGGAACCCGATAATGTTCTCCCAGCACTTCATCGAGTGCATTTTCCACTTCAACTGCTATGAGAAGCACGAGAAGTATAACAAGTTTCCACAAACACCTAG TGAGAAGACCAGGTTCTCCTTAAGAGGCTCCACACACAAGGAGAAGCGGATGAAGATCTACAAGTTCCTGCTGGAGCACTTCACCGACGAACAGCGCTTTAACATCATCAGCAAAATTAGCCAGAACATTCTGG CAAGCTTTGTGGACGGTGTGCTGCCCCTGGACGCAGAGGGCTATGAGCTGCTGTCCGACACCTTCGAGGTTCTGAGCCTGAAGGAGATCAAGCTGTCCGTCATGCGCTGCTCGGCCGACCGCGACGAGCAGGAGGAGGATGACGCGATGGCCATGGCGAACGCCGTCATGCAGGTGGCTCAGAAGAAGCTCATCTCGCAG GTCCAGAAGAAGAATTTCATTGAAAACGTGATTCCAATCATCATTTCCCTGAAAGTTATGCTGGAGGAGAAGCGTTCCCCGGTGCTGAGGGAGCTGATGGGCTATTTGCAG GTGATGATGCAGGACTACCCCAACGAGGTGAAGGACTTTTTCGGGGCAGACGAACAGCTGGCCACAGAGCTGGAGTACGACCTGAAGAAGTttgagaaggagcaggagctggagcaaCAGATGGCCAACTGCAGCGTGGCGGACGCCGCCCCCGTGAAAGCCCAAAGGGTCAGCGCCACCCCAGGAGCCACCCCG GGGTCTTCACGAGCAtccccagctccagcagcaaTCCAGGGTGTCCAGTCCGCCATGGCCACGCCCCAGCCCCCTGGCTCCGCCTGTCGTTTCCTCACCCCCAGGCCTGCGAGCTCTGCTAG GCGCCAGAAACCGACCACTGTGGAGGTGCTGACCAATGCCCAGAAGGTGGTGGAGAGAAGCAGGCTGCTCAAGACCCGTGTGCCATCCACCACCAACAAAAACGCAACGCCCCTCAGCCGCGCCTCAG GCATTCCTGAGGAGGCCTGTTCCACTGGTCGCAGCTCATCCATTGGCAATAGAGCGATCAGCACCCCACAGT GGAACATGAGTGAACTGACATTCGGAGAGGCAGTCAGCGGCATTCTCAGCACCTCCGAAACAG AGTCAAAGAATGCTAGGAAGGATGATGACAATATCCTCTACTTTATGTCCCCTGATAAGCC AACTCCACCGCCCAGGCAGTGGAATGTGGAATCCCCTCTCTTGCGAAGAGGAGCAAGAAGATCGTAG
- the jam3b gene encoding junctional adhesion molecule 3B, which produces MAITRLAGFLVLFSTHCYISTLAVVLKTANKAPRANEFESVELSCLIQSITTLEPRIEWKKIKNGDPSYVYFEKKIAGDLVNRARIREPATLVILNTTRSDTAQYRCEVTAPGDHKSFDEILIDLVVRVKPVVPQCSVPKSVTVGKSVELRCVENEGFPLPQYQWFRNKEEIPEDPKSSPKFLNSSYTLNTNTGTLKFTAVRKEDAGEYYCKAKNDAGHSQCGPQMMEVYDINIAAIVLGVLVVPLVLLSITVGICCAYKRGYFTSQKQTGNNYKAPAKGDGVDYVRTEDEGDFRHKSSFVI; this is translated from the exons GCTACATCTCCACATTGGCGGTGGTACTGAAAACTGCAAATAAGGCACCACGGGCCAATGAGTTTGAAT CGGTCGAGCTGTCCTGCTTGATACAGTCCATCACCACACTTGAACCCAGGATCGAgtggaagaaaataaaaaacggTGACCCCAGTTATGTGTATTTTGAGAAAAAGATTGCAG GGGATTTGGTAAACAGAGCGAGGATCAGAGAGCCAGCAACTTTAGTAATATTAAACACAACCAGATCTGACACTGCGCAGTATCGCTGCGAGGTCACTGCCCCTGGTGACCACAAGTCCTTCGATGAGATTTTGATTGACCTCGTCGTGAGAG TGAAGCCTGTGGTGCCGCAGTGCAGCGTGCCCAAGTCGGTGACCGTTGGAAAGTCGGTCGAGCTGCGCTGCGTGGAGAACGAGGGCTTTCCTCTGCCACAGTACCAGTGGTTCCGGAACAAGGAAGAAATCCCGGAAGACCCCAAGAGCAGCCCCAAGTTCCTCAACTCCTCGTACACCCTCAACACCAACACGGGGACGCTG AAGTTCACTGCGGTCAGGAAGGAGGACGCGGGGGAGTACTACTGCAAGGCGAAGAATGATGCCGGACACTCTCAGTGCGGCCCACAGATGATGGAAGTCT ATGATATCAATATTGCCGCAATTGTCCTGGGAGTGCTGGTGGTACCTTTAGTACTCTTGTCTATAACCGTGGGGATCTGCTGTGCATATAAACGAGGGTACTTCACCAGCCAGAAGCAAACAGGAAacaa TTACAAAGCTCCAGCGAAAGGAGATGGCGTGGACTATGTCAGAACAGAGGATGAG GGCGATTTCCGGCACAAATCCTCgtttgtcatttga